In one Oncorhynchus nerka isolate Pitt River linkage group LG7, Oner_Uvic_2.0, whole genome shotgun sequence genomic region, the following are encoded:
- the LOC115132470 gene encoding SAP domain-containing ribonucleoprotein-like, translating to MAEVVELQKLKLAELKHECETRGLDVKGNKVELITRLQAYLEEHEDDMGLNEDDVLGEEPEDLTKEDAITEDNDKKPIVSEETAEKKVVKITPPASVDERVQKRAERFNVPASADGKKAIRAARFGLPAAAPPTSIPGVTVNKSTAVSVEQLKKRAERFGGNVSSVSKKVEEDEKLKKRKERFGILAAVTPDVEAKKRKRSERFGNVTV from the exons ATGGCTGAAGTTGTGGAGCTCCAGAAACTAAAG CTTGCTGAACTGAAGCATGAGTGTGAGACCAGGGGTCTGGATGTGAAGGGCAACAAAGTGGAACTGATCACACGACTTCAGGCTTATCTGGAGGAACATG AGGATGACATGGGCCTAAATGAAGATGATGTTCTGGGAGAAGAGCCAGAG GACCTCACGAAAGAGGATGCCATCACTGAGGATAATGACAAGAAACCCATAGTGTCTGAGGA GACTGCTGAAAAGAAAGTGGTAAAAATCACACCCCCAGCGTCTGTGGATGAG AGGGTACAGAAAAGAGCAGAACGCTTCAATGTCCCTGCGTCAGCTGATGGCAAGAAGGCCATACGCGCTGCCCG GTTTGGTTTGCCCGCTGCTGCACCTCCAACTTCCATCCCAG GTGTTACTGTGAATAAATCCACT gcGGTCAGTGTTGAACAGCTAAAAAAGCGAGCAGAGCGATTTGGCGGGAACGTTTCTTCAGTTTCCAAGAAG GTTGAGGAAGATGAAAAGCTGAAGAAGCGGAAAGAAAGATTTGGGATACTCGCTGCTGTTACACCTGACGTTGAG GCAAAGAAACGGAAGCGTTCTGAAAGATTTGGAAATGTGACTGTGTAA
- the LOC115132471 gene encoding cyclin-T1-like isoform X2, with protein sequence MAASFPSPSGTNNKWYFTREQIENSPSRRVGLDPDKELSYRQQAANLLQDMGQRLNVSQLTINTAIVYMHRFYMIQSFTRFHRNVIAPATLFLAAKVEEQPRKLEHVIKVTHACLNPQDPSPDIRSDAYLQQAQDLVILESIILQTLAFEITIDHPHTHVVKCTQLVRASKDLAQTSYFMATNSLHLTTFCLQYSPPIVACVCIHLACKWSNWEIPVSTDGKHWWEYVDNTVTLELLDELTHDFLQILEKTPSRLKRIRNWKAAGQTVKGGKSKVPEDGDQTDCMMSMISMSSSETTLASLSNPSSSSMAPILLELKSTLGSGSDQPNHVELHAPAKVSLSEYRAKHADVLAAQKRKLENMEASVKREYASAAQALIGQHQRKEKYHRDQPQSSSHHSSLASSDLSSPSPIILKIPLEKERGERSSLKMRLPLGTGGGGGHSGGGNRGAGGEQDIKVRIRVPEKVRSAGSGEEGGKSREGKHRDRSHHHHHHHHHHSSSSLSGASVSSSSSHKHSASAAGAVGGSGSKKTPSDSSRMSSSSASRKRTHSTESQGSHPSKVSKSSRNSTYQLPALLAASSAHSLGVQTAEILPSLGLPSLHQGNFSHSKGDKTDTNGHNAGGGSQSNEYQDTFEMLNSLLSAQGVQPAQPPMFDYRSQYGEYRYSGGSRGGSRPPPLPAEPPPPLPPLPK encoded by the exons ATGGCGGCTTCGTTCCCTTCTCCTTCTGGAACAAACAACAAATGGTACTTCACCCGAGAACAGATCGAGAATAGCCCATCTCGTCGTGTGGGGCTTGATCCAGACAAGGAATTATCCTACAGACAGCAAGCCGCGAACCTTCTACAGGACATGGGACAGCGACTCAATGT GTCCCAGCTAACAATTAATACTGCTATTGTGTATATGCACCGATTCTACATGATCCAGTCCTTCACCAGGTTCCACAGAAAT GTCATAGCTCCAGCGACACTGTTCCTGGCTGCAAAGGTTGAGGAACAGCCCCGCAAGTTGGAGCATGTTATCAAGGTGACCCATGCATGCCTTAACCCTCAGGACCCTTCACCAGACATCCGCAGTGAT GCTTACCTGCAACAAGCCCAAGACCTGGTCATTCTTGAGAGCATTATACTCCAGACCCTGG CTTTTGAAATCACCATTGACCACCCACATACTCACGTTGTCAAGTGCACCCAGCTCGTCAGAG CGAGTAAGGATTTGGCCCAGACCTCatacttcatggctaccaacag CCTACACCTGACCACATTCTGCCTGCAGTACAGCCCACCCATAGTGGCCTGCGTCTGCATCCACCTGGCTTGCAAGTGGTCCAACTGGGAGATCCCTGTCTCCACAGACGGCAAGCACTGGTGGGAGTATGTAGACAATACTGTCACCCTTGAGCTGCTGGATG AACTCACTCACGACTTCCTACAGATCTTGGAGAAGACACCAAGCCGATTAAAACGCATTCGCAACTGGAAA GCGGCAGGTCAGACAGTGAAGGGAGGGAAGTCTAAGGTGCCAGAGGACGGGGACCAGACAGATTGTATGATGAGCATGATCTCCATGTCGTCCTCTGAGACCACGCTGGCCAGCCTCTCCAACCCTTCCTCTTCATCCATGGCTCCCATACTACTGGAGCTCAAGTCGACCCTGGGCAGTGGCTCCGACCAGCCCAACCACGTCGAGCTGCACGCCCCAGCCAAGGTGTCACTGAGTGAGTACCGGGCCAAGCACGCTGATGTCCTGGCTGCTCAGAAGAGGAAGCTGGAGAACATGGAGGCCAGCGTGAAGAGGGAGTATGCCTCGGCAGCCCAAGCTCTGATAGGCCAACATCAGAGGAAGGAGAAGTACCACCGTGATCAGCCGCAGTCCAGCTCCCACCATTCCAGCTTAGCCTCCTCTGACCTCAGCAGCCCCTCGCCCATCATCCTCAAGATCCCCCTGGAAAAGGAGAGGGGCGAGCGCAGCTCCCTGAAGATGCGCCTCCCTCTGGggactgggggaggaggggggcacagtggaggagggaacagaggagCCGGAGGAGAACAGGACATAAAAGTGAGAATCCGGGTGCCTGAGAAAGTACGCAGTGCAGGCTCGGGAGAGGAGGGGGGCAAGAGTAGGGAGGGCAAGCATCGAGATCgctcccaccaccaccatcaccaccaccaccatcattcatCGTCGTCTTTGAGCGGTGCTTCCGTGTCTTCGTCCTCGTCACATAAACACTCAGCCAGTGCTGCTGGAGCTGTAGGAGGAAGTGGTAGCAAAAAGACCCCCAGTGACTCATCTAGAATGagctcttcctctgcttctcgaAAGAGGACACACTCCACTGAGTCCCAGGGATCCCACCCCTCCAAAGTCTCTAAGTCCTCCAGGAACTCAACCTACCAGCTACCTGCTCTGTTAGCTGCCTCCAGTGCACACTCCCTGGGGGTGCAAACTGCTGAGATCCTCCCATCCCtgggtctcccctccctccaccaggGAAACTTCTCTCACTCCAAGGGGGACAAGACTGACACTAACGGACACAATGCAGGTGGGGGAAGCCAGTCAAATGAGTACCAGGACACATTTGAGATGCTGAACTCTTTACTGAGTGCTCAGGGGGTCCAACCTGCTCAGCCTCCCATGTTTGACTACCGGTCTCAGTACGGGGAGTACAGATACAGTGGAGGGTCGAGGGGGGGCTCTCGACCACCACCCCTGCCTGCTGAACCTCCACCCCCGCTACCCCCTTTACCCAAATGA
- the LOC115132471 gene encoding cyclin-T1-like isoform X1 produces MAASFPSPSGTNNKWYFTREQIENSPSRRVGLDPDKELSYRQQAANLLQDMGQRLNVSQLTINTAIVYMHRFYMIQSFTRFHRNVIAPATLFLAAKVEEQPRKLEHVIKVTHACLNPQDPSPDIRSDAYLQQAQDLVILESIILQTLAFEITIDHPHTHVVKCTQLVRVVPASKDLAQTSYFMATNSLHLTTFCLQYSPPIVACVCIHLACKWSNWEIPVSTDGKHWWEYVDNTVTLELLDELTHDFLQILEKTPSRLKRIRNWKAAGQTVKGGKSKVPEDGDQTDCMMSMISMSSSETTLASLSNPSSSSMAPILLELKSTLGSGSDQPNHVELHAPAKVSLSEYRAKHADVLAAQKRKLENMEASVKREYASAAQALIGQHQRKEKYHRDQPQSSSHHSSLASSDLSSPSPIILKIPLEKERGERSSLKMRLPLGTGGGGGHSGGGNRGAGGEQDIKVRIRVPEKVRSAGSGEEGGKSREGKHRDRSHHHHHHHHHHSSSSLSGASVSSSSSHKHSASAAGAVGGSGSKKTPSDSSRMSSSSASRKRTHSTESQGSHPSKVSKSSRNSTYQLPALLAASSAHSLGVQTAEILPSLGLPSLHQGNFSHSKGDKTDTNGHNAGGGSQSNEYQDTFEMLNSLLSAQGVQPAQPPMFDYRSQYGEYRYSGGSRGGSRPPPLPAEPPPPLPPLPK; encoded by the exons ATGGCGGCTTCGTTCCCTTCTCCTTCTGGAACAAACAACAAATGGTACTTCACCCGAGAACAGATCGAGAATAGCCCATCTCGTCGTGTGGGGCTTGATCCAGACAAGGAATTATCCTACAGACAGCAAGCCGCGAACCTTCTACAGGACATGGGACAGCGACTCAATGT GTCCCAGCTAACAATTAATACTGCTATTGTGTATATGCACCGATTCTACATGATCCAGTCCTTCACCAGGTTCCACAGAAAT GTCATAGCTCCAGCGACACTGTTCCTGGCTGCAAAGGTTGAGGAACAGCCCCGCAAGTTGGAGCATGTTATCAAGGTGACCCATGCATGCCTTAACCCTCAGGACCCTTCACCAGACATCCGCAGTGAT GCTTACCTGCAACAAGCCCAAGACCTGGTCATTCTTGAGAGCATTATACTCCAGACCCTGG CTTTTGAAATCACCATTGACCACCCACATACTCACGTTGTCAAGTGCACCCAGCTCGTCAGA GTTGTCCCAGCGAGTAAGGATTTGGCCCAGACCTCatacttcatggctaccaacag CCTACACCTGACCACATTCTGCCTGCAGTACAGCCCACCCATAGTGGCCTGCGTCTGCATCCACCTGGCTTGCAAGTGGTCCAACTGGGAGATCCCTGTCTCCACAGACGGCAAGCACTGGTGGGAGTATGTAGACAATACTGTCACCCTTGAGCTGCTGGATG AACTCACTCACGACTTCCTACAGATCTTGGAGAAGACACCAAGCCGATTAAAACGCATTCGCAACTGGAAA GCGGCAGGTCAGACAGTGAAGGGAGGGAAGTCTAAGGTGCCAGAGGACGGGGACCAGACAGATTGTATGATGAGCATGATCTCCATGTCGTCCTCTGAGACCACGCTGGCCAGCCTCTCCAACCCTTCCTCTTCATCCATGGCTCCCATACTACTGGAGCTCAAGTCGACCCTGGGCAGTGGCTCCGACCAGCCCAACCACGTCGAGCTGCACGCCCCAGCCAAGGTGTCACTGAGTGAGTACCGGGCCAAGCACGCTGATGTCCTGGCTGCTCAGAAGAGGAAGCTGGAGAACATGGAGGCCAGCGTGAAGAGGGAGTATGCCTCGGCAGCCCAAGCTCTGATAGGCCAACATCAGAGGAAGGAGAAGTACCACCGTGATCAGCCGCAGTCCAGCTCCCACCATTCCAGCTTAGCCTCCTCTGACCTCAGCAGCCCCTCGCCCATCATCCTCAAGATCCCCCTGGAAAAGGAGAGGGGCGAGCGCAGCTCCCTGAAGATGCGCCTCCCTCTGGggactgggggaggaggggggcacagtggaggagggaacagaggagCCGGAGGAGAACAGGACATAAAAGTGAGAATCCGGGTGCCTGAGAAAGTACGCAGTGCAGGCTCGGGAGAGGAGGGGGGCAAGAGTAGGGAGGGCAAGCATCGAGATCgctcccaccaccaccatcaccaccaccaccatcattcatCGTCGTCTTTGAGCGGTGCTTCCGTGTCTTCGTCCTCGTCACATAAACACTCAGCCAGTGCTGCTGGAGCTGTAGGAGGAAGTGGTAGCAAAAAGACCCCCAGTGACTCATCTAGAATGagctcttcctctgcttctcgaAAGAGGACACACTCCACTGAGTCCCAGGGATCCCACCCCTCCAAAGTCTCTAAGTCCTCCAGGAACTCAACCTACCAGCTACCTGCTCTGTTAGCTGCCTCCAGTGCACACTCCCTGGGGGTGCAAACTGCTGAGATCCTCCCATCCCtgggtctcccctccctccaccaggGAAACTTCTCTCACTCCAAGGGGGACAAGACTGACACTAACGGACACAATGCAGGTGGGGGAAGCCAGTCAAATGAGTACCAGGACACATTTGAGATGCTGAACTCTTTACTGAGTGCTCAGGGGGTCCAACCTGCTCAGCCTCCCATGTTTGACTACCGGTCTCAGTACGGGGAGTACAGATACAGTGGAGGGTCGAGGGGGGGCTCTCGACCACCACCCCTGCCTGCTGAACCTCCACCCCCGCTACCCCCTTTACCCAAATGA